A single window of Castor canadensis chromosome 3, mCasCan1.hap1v2, whole genome shotgun sequence DNA harbors:
- the Btbd6 gene encoding BTB/POZ domain-containing protein 6 translates to MLLPLACLHGRVAQCLTSLLVLAEPLPRPRHGARARGAAPRSTEAAPAALSVKMAAELYPPAGAAAAATATDIANSNAAGTGRKASPRSPPRPAPAPPPPAPAPPAPDNNNPESPNWQSFHPTLRERNALMFNNELMADVHFIVGPLGAARRVPAHKYVLAVGSSVFYAMFYGDLAEVKSEIHIPDVEPAAFLVLLKYMYSDEIDLEADTVLATLYAAKKYIVPALAKACVNFLETSLEAKNACVLLSQSRLFEEPELTQRCWEVIDAQAEMALLSEGFCEIDRQTLEIIVTREALNIKEAVVFEAVLNWAEAECKRQGLPITPQNKRHVLGQALYLVRIPTMTLEEFANGAAQSDILTLEETHNIFLWYTAANKPLLDFPLTKRKGLAPQRCHRFQSSAYRSNQWRYRGRCDSIQFAVDRRVFIAGLGLYGSSSGKAEYSVKIELKRLGKVLAQNLTKFVSDGSSNTFPVWFEHPVQVEQDTFYTASAVLDGSELSYFGQEGMTEVQCGKVAFQFQCSSDSTNGTGVQGGQIPELIFYA, encoded by the exons ATGCTGCTGCCGCTGGCCTGTCTGCACGGGCGGGTGGCGCAGTGCCTCACCTCCTTGCTGGTGCTGGCAGAGCCGCTCCCCAGGCCCCGGCACGGCGCAAGGGCGCGCGGCGCAGCACCGAGGAGCACCGAGGCCGCCCCCGCTGCCCTGTCAGTGAAGATGGCCGCGGAGCTGTACCCGCCTGCCGGTGCGGCCGCCGCCGCTACCGCCACCGACATCGCTAACAGCAACGCCGCGGGCACGGGCAGGAAGGCCAGCCCGCGCAGCCCGCCCCGCCCGGCGCCCGCCCCGCCGCCGCCCGCGCCCGCTCCCCCCGCGCCCGACAACAACAACCCTGAGAGCCCCAACTGGCAGTCCTTCCACCCGACGCTGCGCGAGAG GAACGCGCTGATGTTCAACAACGAGCTCATGGCCGACGTCCACTTCATCGTGGGGCCACTGGGGGCGGCCAGGCGCGTGCCGGCCCACAAG TACGTTTTGGCCGTGGGCAGCTCTGTCTTCTATGCCATGTTCTACGGAGATCTTGCAGAAGTCAAGTCAGAAATCCACATTCCCGACGTGGAGCCTGCTGCCTTCCTGGTCTTGTTAAA GTACATGTACAGTGATGAGATCGATCTTGAGGCAGACACGGTGCTTGCCACTCTGTATGCTGCTAAGAAGTACATAGTGCCTGCCTTGGCAAAAGCCTGCGTCAACTTTCTGGAGACAAGTCTGGAAGCCAAAAACGCCTGTGTCCTACTGTCCCAGAGCCGGTTGTTTGAGGAGCCTGAGCTGACCCAGCGTTGCTGGGAGGTCATTGATGCACAGGCTGAGATGGCCCTGCTATCTGAAGGCTTCTGTGAAATTGACCGTCAGACGCTGGAGATAATTGTGACTCGGGAGGCCCTCAACATCAAGGAGGCTGTGGTCTTTGAGGCTGTCCTGAACTGGGCTGAGGCAGAGTGCAAGAGGCAGGGTCTGCCAATCACCCCACAGAACAAGAGGCATGTTTTGGGGCAAGCTCTCTATCTGGTCCGAATTCCAACCATGACCCTGGAGGAGTTTGCCAATGGTGCTGCTCAGTCGGACATCCTGACCTTGGAGGAGACCCACAACATCTTCTTGTGGTACACAGCTGCCAACAAGCCCCTCCTCGACTTCCCTCTGACCAAGAGGAAGGGCCTCGCCCCACAGAGGTGCCACCGATTCCAGTCTTCCGCCTATCGCAGCAACCAGTGGCGGTACCGTGGGCGCTGTGATAGCATCCAGTTTGCAGTGGACAGAAGGGTGTTTATTGCTGGGCTGGGCTTATATGGGTCCAGCTCCGGGAAGGCCGAGTACAGTGTGAAGATAGAACTCAAGCGGCTGGGAAAGGTCTTAGCTCAGAACCTGACCAAGTTTGTGTCAGATGGATCCAGTAACACCTTCCCAGTCTGGTTTGAGCACCCAGTCCAAGTCGAACAGGACACCTTCTACACCGCCAGTGCTGTCCTGGATGGCAGCGAGCTCAGCTACTTTGGGCAGGAGGGGATGACCGAAGTACAGTGCGGGAAGGTGGCCTTCCAGTTCCAGTGCTCCTCGGACAGCACCAATGGGACTGGGGTCCAGGGTGGGCAGATCCCAGAACTTATCTTCTACGCCTGA